One window of Salminus brasiliensis chromosome 16, fSalBra1.hap2, whole genome shotgun sequence genomic DNA carries:
- the LOC140536823 gene encoding aquaporin-11-like, with the protein MADAAVSLGVVVGIVLLCEAARRTSKALISSADYSLYCTEVVTSLQLCACTHELKLLGESGRLDPQTGLTLTYLITVVHVLTFSGAFCNPSGALEQLYRGSLRPLTSLALIACQLGAAWLSRYAALYLWSLGLSDLHLDHRSNGYKCFSPIGASLPVAAAVEMACAFVLQAVVMNIGTFGENLRVHVLAAAVTSLVYAAGSTTGAVMNPALAFSIQFPCSGHSFLEYAFVYWLGPMLGTASAVAVFEKIIPCLLKKDSYWKKVQ; encoded by the exons ATGGCAGACGCCGCGGTTTCTCTCGGCGTCGTGGTCGGAATCGTGTTGCTCTGCGAGGCGGCGAGAAGGACCTCCAAAGCCCTGATCTCCAGCGCGGATTACAGCCTGTACTGCACTGAGGTCGTCACCTCGCTCCAGCTCTGCGCATGCACGCACGAGCTCAAGCTGCTGGGCGAAAGTGGCCGCCTTGACCCGCAGACCGGACTGACCCTCACTTACCTGATCACCGTGGTCCACGTCTTAACTTTCAGCGGCGCCTTCTGTAACCCCTCGGGCGCTCTCGAGCAGCTGTACCGAGGGTCTCTGCGCCCCTTAACCTCATTGGCGTTGATCGCGTGTCAGCTGGGCGCAGCGTGGCTCTCGCGCTATGCTGCGCTCTACCTATGGTCGCTCGGACTGTCCGACCTGCACCTGGACCACAGATCTAATGGATATAAGTGCTTCAGCCCCATCGGCGCCTCCCTGCCCGTGGCTGCGGCTGTGGAGATGGCCTGTGCGTTCGTCTTGCAGGCAGTGGTTATGAATATTGGCACATTTGGAGAAAACTTAAGGGTGCACGTTCTTGCTGCTGCAGTCACGAGCCTGGTTTATGCAG CGGGTAGTACTACTGGGGCAGTCATGAATCCAGCTCTGGCATTCTCCATACAGTTTCCCTGCTCTGGGCACAGTTTCCTGGAGTATGCATTTGTCTACTGGTTGGGGCCCATGTTAG GAACAGCCAGCGCAGTAGCTGTTTTTGAGAAGATAATTccctgtttactgaagaaagATTCGTACTGGAAGAAAGTCCAATAA
- the LOC140536772 gene encoding methylosome subunit pICln-like isoform X2: MVVLQTVSPPSEGVRHEQADITAVLDGKGLGSGTLCVAESRVSWFDGSGVGFSLDYPSISLHAISRDLSAYPEEHLYVMVNSKPTNDSKIEEQKAKDVDDGSGGDDKDNDEDDDDDDDDDDDDDEEDSISLVTEIRFVPNDKGSLETMFTAMSECQALHPDPDDSDSDFDGDEYDVEEAEQGQIDLPTYYSFEEGMSQLTVEGQATLERLEGMLAQSTAPERCMAGVRTEDTAVEVNDKLETNSEALGVSGQFDDADVDH, translated from the exons ATGGTGGTGCTGCAAACCGTGTCCCCTCCAAGCGAAGGAGTGAGGCACGAGCAGGCTGACATTACTGCGGTTTTGGACGGGAAAGGACTCGGTTCTGGGACTCTCTGTGTGGCAGAGTC TCGTGTGTCGTGGTTCGATGGGTCCGGAGTGGGATTTTCTTTGGATTATCCGTCCATCAGTCTCCATGCCATCTCCCGCGACCTGAGTGCTTACCCTGAAGAACACCTGTACGTGATGGTGAATTCCAAGCCCACAA ATGATTCCAAGATTGAGGAGCAAAAGGCCAAGGATGTAGATGATGGCAGTGGTGGTGATGACAAGGACAACGATGAGgacgatgacgatgatgatgatgacgacgacGACGACGATGAAGAGGATTCCATAAGCCTTGTCACAGAGATCCGGTTCGTTCCCAACGATAAAGGCTCCT TGGAGACCATGTTCACAGCCATGTCTGAATGTCAAGCCCTGCATCCCGATCCCGATGACTCCGACTCTGATTTCGACGGAGACGAGTATGACGTCGAGGAGGCGG AACAAGGCCAGATCGATCTGCCCACGTATTACTCCTTTGAGGAGGGCATGTCTCAGCTGACAGTGGAGGGCCAAGCAACACTGGAAAGGCTGGAGGGGATGCTGGCTCAATCCACTGCCCCAGAGCGCTGCATGGCTGGAGTCAGGACCGAGGACACAGCAGTTGAAGTTAATG ATAAGTTGGAGACAAATTCGGAAGCTCTTGGAGTCTCTGGGCAGtttgatgatgctgatgttGACCACTG A
- the LOC140536772 gene encoding methylosome subunit pICln-like isoform X1, with translation MVVLQTVSPPSEGVRHEQADITAVLDGKGLGSGTLCVAESRVSWFDGSGVGFSLDYPSISLHAISRDLSAYPEEHLYVMVNSKPTNDSKIEEQKAKDVDDGSGGDDKDNDEDDDDDDDDDDDDDEEDSISLVTEIRFVPNDKGSLETMFTAMSECQALHPDPDDSDSDFDGDEYDVEEAEQGQIDLPTYYSFEEGMSQLTVEGQATLERLEGMLAQSTAPERCMAGVRTEDTAVEVNDKLETNSEALGVSGQFDDADVDHW, from the exons ATGGTGGTGCTGCAAACCGTGTCCCCTCCAAGCGAAGGAGTGAGGCACGAGCAGGCTGACATTACTGCGGTTTTGGACGGGAAAGGACTCGGTTCTGGGACTCTCTGTGTGGCAGAGTC TCGTGTGTCGTGGTTCGATGGGTCCGGAGTGGGATTTTCTTTGGATTATCCGTCCATCAGTCTCCATGCCATCTCCCGCGACCTGAGTGCTTACCCTGAAGAACACCTGTACGTGATGGTGAATTCCAAGCCCACAA ATGATTCCAAGATTGAGGAGCAAAAGGCCAAGGATGTAGATGATGGCAGTGGTGGTGATGACAAGGACAACGATGAGgacgatgacgatgatgatgatgacgacgacGACGACGATGAAGAGGATTCCATAAGCCTTGTCACAGAGATCCGGTTCGTTCCCAACGATAAAGGCTCCT TGGAGACCATGTTCACAGCCATGTCTGAATGTCAAGCCCTGCATCCCGATCCCGATGACTCCGACTCTGATTTCGACGGAGACGAGTATGACGTCGAGGAGGCGG AACAAGGCCAGATCGATCTGCCCACGTATTACTCCTTTGAGGAGGGCATGTCTCAGCTGACAGTGGAGGGCCAAGCAACACTGGAAAGGCTGGAGGGGATGCTGGCTCAATCCACTGCCCCAGAGCGCTGCATGGCTGGAGTCAGGACCGAGGACACAGCAGTTGAAGTTAATG ATAAGTTGGAGACAAATTCGGAAGCTCTTGGAGTCTCTGGGCAGtttgatgatgctgatgttGACCACTGGTAA